In Sporosarcina luteola, a single window of DNA contains:
- the mnmE gene encoding tRNA uridine-5-carboxymethylaminomethyl(34) synthesis GTPase MnmE: protein MHFDTIAAISTPMGEGAIAIVRLSGDEAIGIADRIFRSPSGKKLADEQSHTIHYGHLKDPSTEEIVEEVMVSIMKAPKTFTREDVVEVNCHGGVVAVNRVLNLVLKEGARLAEPGEFSKRAFLNGRIDLSQAEAVMDLIRAKTDRAMNVALNQMEGKLSKLIGELRQALLETLAQVEVNIDYPEYDDVEEVTIPLMIEKGTWVKEEIEKLLRTSSQGKILREGLSTVIVGRPNVGKSSLLNSLVQENKAIVTDIAGTTRDIIEEYVNVRGVPLRLVDTAGIRETEDIVERIGVERSRQVLKEADLILLVLNSSEQLTEEDIRLFEATEGMDMIVVINKTDLPQKIDMQQVRQLTGNGAIVTTSILKEEGIDELEESIAKLFFEGTLEAGDLTYVSNARHIALLHKAHTSIQDALSAAEGGVPVDMIQIDVTRTWELLGEIVGDTVQDSLINQLFSQFCLGK, encoded by the coding sequence TTGCATTTTGATACAATAGCCGCCATATCGACTCCAATGGGGGAAGGGGCTATCGCCATCGTCCGGCTTAGTGGAGATGAAGCTATCGGCATTGCAGATCGAATTTTCCGTTCTCCGTCGGGGAAAAAACTTGCGGATGAACAATCACATACAATTCATTATGGGCATTTGAAAGATCCGTCCACGGAGGAAATTGTCGAGGAAGTCATGGTATCGATCATGAAAGCTCCAAAGACATTCACCCGTGAAGACGTTGTTGAGGTAAACTGCCACGGTGGCGTGGTGGCGGTGAACCGTGTCCTCAACCTTGTGTTGAAAGAAGGGGCTCGCCTTGCGGAACCGGGCGAATTTTCCAAGCGTGCATTTTTGAATGGCCGCATCGATTTATCGCAGGCGGAAGCAGTCATGGACCTGATCCGTGCAAAAACGGACCGGGCAATGAACGTTGCCTTAAATCAGATGGAAGGAAAGCTTTCCAAGCTGATTGGCGAGCTGAGGCAGGCGCTTCTTGAAACATTGGCGCAAGTCGAAGTGAATATCGATTACCCGGAGTATGATGACGTCGAAGAAGTAACCATTCCACTTATGATCGAAAAAGGGACATGGGTAAAAGAAGAGATTGAAAAGCTTCTTCGTACTTCATCTCAAGGGAAAATTCTACGAGAAGGATTATCCACGGTCATTGTCGGGAGACCGAACGTCGGAAAATCCTCCTTGCTGAACAGCCTCGTTCAGGAAAATAAAGCAATTGTCACCGATATTGCAGGGACGACCCGTGATATCATAGAGGAATACGTAAATGTCAGAGGAGTGCCGCTGCGTCTCGTAGATACGGCCGGCATCCGGGAGACGGAGGATATCGTCGAGCGGATCGGGGTTGAAAGATCCCGTCAAGTTCTGAAGGAAGCGGATCTTATCTTGCTTGTCCTCAATAGTTCCGAGCAGCTTACGGAAGAGGATATCCGTCTTTTCGAAGCGACCGAAGGAATGGATATGATTGTCGTCATTAACAAAACCGATCTGCCACAGAAAATAGATATGCAGCAAGTGAGGCAATTGACCGGCAATGGAGCGATCGTCACTACATCCATCCTGAAAGAAGAAGGCATTGATGAATTGGAAGAATCCATCGCTAAACTCTTCTTCGAAGGGACACTTGAAGCGGGTGATTTGACGTATGTGTCCAATGCGAGACATATTGCATTGCTCCACAAGGCGCATACATCTATCCAGGATGCTTTGTCCGCTGCAGAGGGAGGCGTGCCCGTCGACATGATTCAAATCGATGTCACGCGCACGTGGGAGCTCCTGGGCGAAATTGTCGGCGACACCGTCCAAGACAGCCTCATCAACCAGCTATTCTCTCAATTTTGTTTAGGCAAATAA